The following are encoded in a window of Anopheles gambiae chromosome X, idAnoGambNW_F1_1, whole genome shotgun sequence genomic DNA:
- the LOC11175795 gene encoding uncharacterized protein LOC11175795 isoform X3, which yields MTRNFLFSWFVTGRLRGLGERLSFSDYFIAPVQRLPQLVLELRELSEATPASDPDRAVLERCVQRAVYLAEQLNVARERADLIQRVVGGDRRRCQFLHSELLVETGFDGRPSGPRWRLVVLLSDRLVGVDPAQGDLKWAIPLQELQVASRPTDGSVCSHDTFGYVRDFQTVTQMRELVCTFHHQQPTLGEGVFAEILDTIWSIVLPAKQTKREATSLQVRGASGEWHYLKTGDAARKQEWLDWLRLARLALHPTNATAWWAGAAHLPQEAPLERPLLVRTFRAGDGCGVWSVSGTRQAHCTTTNTHLPTFPWYPQVSGGCCYVPRTNSPAYTNELYRAWSTGKHILWIGSSRAADGDGDGSGSSRISLYTHDRTTHAVDERACFTLAHAQVTCLEHVPAGSVGDVPPDTVWIGTRRKLLIYSATLPLVGARLGQLRVKGTPNRLLYSARRLLLGTGTGRLLIFSIRPDGVWDLRTPQQLCLHGGSVEAMVPHRSLVYLAAGTRLHVFDSVAGLVVQTNRSPATTPADRQAIVLLRCTIHGLWIVRHRSSAISLYHARCFKHLLDVDVRELAGPVLANVQLSVTSLAIADDRLLWVGTNAGVVLSMQLPAHASVPIRPDLHGVACHGHLRDVSLILPMPSLRMRSAEGVDTVLDPALIDLLYGGTRNGARDFVVRMVGVQVDQIGYVDTDSEGSRCDQTPASEEEEESCERKEHEATWAPNSTLIVTGGQGYGRWYPKTTDTSGLGESTDWTKEPIDEQENLILWEMRLT from the exons ATGACGCGCAACTTTCTTTTCTCCTGGTTTGTCACCGGCCGGCTGCGCGGGCTGGGCGAGCGGCTCAGCTTCAGCGACTACTTCATCGCGCCGGTGCAGCGTCTGCCCCAGCTCGTGCTGGAACTGCGCGAGCTGAGCGAGGCCACGCCCGCGTCCGACCCGGACCGGGCGGTTCTGGAGCGGTGCGTCCAGCGGGCGGTCTACCTTGCCGAGCAGCTGAACGTGGCGCGCGAACGGGCCGACCTGATCCAGCGGGTGGTCGGTGGCGATAGGCGCAGGTGCCAGTTCCTGCACAGCGAGCTGCTGGTGGAGACTGGCTTCGATGGCCGGCCTTCCGGCCCCCGGTGGCGGCTGGTCGTGCTGCTCAGCGACCGGTTGGTGGGTGTCGATCCGGCACAAGGCGATTTGAAGTGGGCAATACCGCTGCAGGAGCTGCAGGTGGCCAGTCGACCGACGGACGGGTCCGTTTGCTCGCACGACACATTCGGGTATGTACGCGACTTTCAAACCGTAACGCAGATGCGGGAGCTGgtgtgcaccttccaccatcaGCAGCCGACGCTCGGCGAGGGAGTTTTCGCCGAGATCCTAGATACAATCTGGTCCATCGTGCTG CCGGCCAAGCAAACGAAAAGGGAAGCAACCTCACTGCAGGTGCGAGGAGCGTCCGGCGAGTGGCACTACCTGAAGACGGGCGATGCTGCCAGGAAACAGGAATGGCTCGACTGGTTACGGCTGGCCAGGCTGGCTCTTCATCCCACCAACGCCACTGCTTGGTGGGCCGGCGCCGCACACCTCCCGCAGGAGGCACCGCTCGAGCGACCCCTTCTTGTGCGCACGTTCCGGGCCGGCGACGGTTGCGGTGTCTGGAGCGTGAGTGGCACAAGACAAGCACACTGCACAACCACAAACACCCACCTCCCCACCTTTCCCTGGTATCCGCAGGTATCGGGCGGCTGCTGTTACGTGCCGCGCACCAACTCGCCCGCCTACACGAACGAGCTGTACCGCGCGTGGTCCACCGGGAAGCACATCCTGTGGATCGGCAGCAGCCGAGCGGCTGACGGGGACGGAGatggcagcggcagcagccgcATCTCGCTGTACACGCACGACCGCACGACGCACGCGGTGGACGAGCGGGCGTGCTTCACGCTGGCGCACGCGCAGGTGACCTGCCTCGAGCACGTGCCTGCCGGCTCGGTGGGCGACGTGCCGCCCGATACGGTGTGGATCGGCACGCGCCGCAAGCTGCTCATCTACTCGGCCACGCTGCCGCTGGTGGGCGCCCGGTTGGGCCAGCTGCGCGTCAAGGGCACGCCCAACCGGCTGCTGTACAGTGCGCGCCGCCTGCTGCTCGGTACCGGCACCGGGCGGCTCCTGATCTTCTCCATCCGGCCGGACGGCGTGTGGGACCTGCGCACACCGCAACAGCTATGTCTGCACGGTGGCTCGGTCGAGGCGATGGTTCCACATCGATCGCTCGTCTATCTGGCGGCCGGTACGCGGCTGCACGTGTTCGACAGCGTCGCTGGGCTGGTGGTGCAAACGAACCGCTCGCCCGCAACGACTCCGGCCGATCGGCAAGCGATCGTGCTGCTCCGGTGCACCATCCACGGCCTGTGGATTGTGCGGCATCGGTCGAGCGCGATCTCGCTGTACCATGCGCGCTGCTTCAAGCATCTACTGGACGTGGACGTTCGGGAGCTTGCCGGGCCGGTTCTTGCCAACGTCCAGCTGTCGGTCACATCGCTCGCGATTGCGGACGATCGGCTGCTGTGGGTGGGCACGAATGCCGGTGTCGTGCTGTCGATGCAGCTGCCCGCCCATGCCAGCGTGCCCATCAGACCCGACCTGCACGGAGTCGCCTGCCATGGACATCTGCGCGATGTGAGCCTGATCCTGCCGATGCCCTCGCTACGGATGCGGTCAGCCGAAGGGGTTGACACAGTCCTGGATCCCGCACTGATAGACCTTCTGTATGGGGGCACCAGAAACGGCGCTCGCGACTTCGTTGTGCGCATGGTGGGCGTTCAGGTCGACCAGATTGGCTACGTCGACACAGACAGCGAAGGGAGTCGTTGCGATCAAACCCCAGCCtcggaggaagaggaggagtcGTGCGAACGGAAAGAGCACGAAGCGACCTGGGCTCCCAACTCCACGCTGATCGTTACTGGCGGGCAAGGTTACGGACGATGGTACCCCAAAACGACGGATACGTCAGGCCTCGGCGAGTCTACTGACTGGACGAAAGAACCAATCGATGAGCAGGAAAACCTAATTCTGTGGGAGATGCGGCTGACTTAA
- the LOC1271747 gene encoding sodium- and chloride-dependent GABA transporter 1 produces the protein TAKANCFFFTRVHRNHLFPFPSRQGVFIFNIVQWTPIKYLGYSYPLWAHAFGWFTALSSMLCIPGYMIWLWRNTPGDRANKIRLIVRIEDSVSQLRERMQADAEKGMEL, from the exons ACTGCGAAagcaaactgttttttttttaccagaGTTCACCGTAATCACTTGTTCCCTTTTCCATCTCGACAGGGCGTATTCATCTTCAACATCGTGCAGTGGACACCGATCAAGTACCTCGGCTACTCGTACCCGCTGTGGGCGCACGCGTTCGGCTGGTTCACCGCCCTGTCGTCCATGCTGTGCATCCCGGGCTACATGATCTGGCTGTGGAGAAACACCCCCGGCGATCGCGCTAAC aAAATTCGACTGATCGTTCGAATTGAGGACAGCGTGAGCCAGCTGCGGGAGAGAATGCAGGCCGACGCCGAGAAGGGCATGGAGCTGTAA
- the LOC133391884 gene encoding uncharacterized protein LOC133391884, with the protein MEGTLNVSFCAPKELLFQAKFNLMWLLGNSQVTFHCRCNAEMLITNSFSRNDFAPITKHMLVPVEVYEVTPGAELMLVLTGDMKTFIGFDPTNLAQQRVADILEFGLQTVFDKTVKEACQSFIGEGKKHTILASLKTVLLPDMSLSVSLAVDLGSLDGLVSLALLTQAQSQGAWEPTHDTRARLIKQLHSGCEMVLPLKLGEVRLPATAGIDSAMEGIAHLQL; encoded by the exons ATGGAAGGAACGCTGAATGTATCGTTTTGTGCACCCAAGGAACTATTGTTCCAGGCTAAATTCAATTTGATGTGGTTGCTCGG CAACAGCCAGGTAACATTTCATTGCCGGTGTAATGCGGAAATGTTGATTACGAACAGCTTTTCCCGGAACGATTTTGCCCCAATTACAAAGCACATGTTGGTGCCGGTGGAGGTGTATGAGGTGACACCGGGGGCCGAGCTGATGTTAGTGCTAACGGGAGACATGAAAACTTTCATCGG CTTTGACCCGACCAACTTAGCCCAGCAACGGGTGGCCGATATTTTGGAATTTGGG TTGCAAACGGTATTCGATAAAACTGTTAAGGAGGCATGTCAGTCGTTCATCGGGGAAGG CAAGAAGCATACCATTCTCGCGTCCCTAAAGACGGTGTTGCTCCCAGACATGTCACTGTCGGTAAGCTTGGCTGTTGATCTGGGCAGCCTAGACGG ACTGGTTTCGCTGGCTTTATTGACGCAGGCACAATCGCAAGGGGCATGGGAACCGACGCACGATACGCGTGCCCGGCTGATAAAGCAGCTTCATTCGGGTTGCGAAATGGTACTGCCGCTCAAGCTGGGCGAAGTGCGCCTACCGGCAACAGCAGGGATCGATTCAGCGATGGAAGGGATAGCGCACTTGCAACTGTAG
- the LOC11175795 gene encoding rho guanine nucleotide exchange factor 10 isoform X1: MEQRMKRFTSRCLGCFTWQERPDPGSAPNEPVYIPLLAPLPLHTLQRVQLPAGLPDDGRSASDRKRWWTFSQFVTHEQNYLDALHKLQYELYNPLLVDDAIVDRNVSYAIFAVHRQICRLHQFLQPLLERCVHGWDERNRSIGWLVWAIVGQPALLPLYRSFASGYPDAVGRFAQEMTRNFLFSWFVTGRLRGLGERLSFSDYFIAPVQRLPQLVLELRELSEATPASDPDRAVLERCVQRAVYLAEQLNVARERADLIQRVVGGDRRRCQFLHSELLVETGFDGRPSGPRWRLVVLLSDRLVGVDPAQGDLKWAIPLQELQVASRPTDGSVCSHDTFGYVRDFQTVTQMRELVCTFHHQQPTLGEGVFAEILDTIWSIVLPAKQTKREATSLQVRGASGEWHYLKTGDAARKQEWLDWLRLARLALHPTNATAWWAGAAHLPQEAPLERPLLVRTFRAGDGCGVWSVSGTRQAHCTTTNTHLPTFPWYPQVSGGCCYVPRTNSPAYTNELYRAWSTGKHILWIGSSRAADGDGDGSGSSRISLYTHDRTTHAVDERACFTLAHAQVTCLEHVPAGSVGDVPPDTVWIGTRRKLLIYSATLPLVGARLGQLRVKGTPNRLLYSARRLLLGTGTGRLLIFSIRPDGVWDLRTPQQLCLHGGSVEAMVPHRSLVYLAAGTRLHVFDSVAGLVVQTNRSPATTPADRQAIVLLRCTIHGLWIVRHRSSAISLYHARCFKHLLDVDVRELAGPVLANVQLSVTSLAIADDRLLWVGTNAGVVLSMQLPAHASVPIRPDLHGVACHGHLRDVSLILPMPSLRMRSAEGVDTVLDPALIDLLYGGTRNGARDFVVRMVGVQVDQIGYVDTDSEGSRCDQTPASEEEEESCERKEHEATWAPNSTLIVTGGQGYGRWYPKTTDTSGLGESTDWTKEPIDEQENLILWEMRLT, from the exons ATGGAGCAGAggatgaaacgctttaccagTCGTTGCCTGGGTTGCTTCACCTGGCAGGAGCGGCCGGATCCCGGCTCGGCCCCGAACGAGCCCGTTTATATTCCGCTGCTCGCCCCGCTACCGCTACACACCCTGCAGCGCGTCCAGCTGCCGGCCGGACTCCCGGACGACGGCCGGTCCGCCAGCGATCGGAAACGCTGGTGGACGTTCAGCCAGTTTGTTACGCACGAGCAAAACTATCTGGACGCGCTGCACAAACTGCAATAC GAACTGTACAACCCGCTGCTGGTGGACGATGCCATCGTCGATCGGAACGTTTCGTACGCCATCTTCGCCGTCCATCGGCAGATCTGCCGGCTGCACCAGTTTCTGCAGCCGCTGCTGGAGCGATGCGTGCACGGGTGGGACGAGCGGAATCGCTCGATTGGCTGGCTGGTGTGGGCAATCGTTGGCCAGCCGGCCCTGCTGCCCCTTTATCGATCCTTCGCCAGCGGCTACCCGGACGCGGTCGGACGCTTCGCGCAAGAAATGACGCGCAACTTTCTTTTCTCCTGGTTTGTCACCGGCCGGCTGCGCGGGCTGGGCGAGCGGCTCAGCTTCAGCGACTACTTCATCGCGCCGGTGCAGCGTCTGCCCCAGCTCGTGCTGGAACTGCGCGAGCTGAGCGAGGCCACGCCCGCGTCCGACCCGGACCGGGCGGTTCTGGAGCGGTGCGTCCAGCGGGCGGTCTACCTTGCCGAGCAGCTGAACGTGGCGCGCGAACGGGCCGACCTGATCCAGCGGGTGGTCGGTGGCGATAGGCGCAGGTGCCAGTTCCTGCACAGCGAGCTGCTGGTGGAGACTGGCTTCGATGGCCGGCCTTCCGGCCCCCGGTGGCGGCTGGTCGTGCTGCTCAGCGACCGGTTGGTGGGTGTCGATCCGGCACAAGGCGATTTGAAGTGGGCAATACCGCTGCAGGAGCTGCAGGTGGCCAGTCGACCGACGGACGGGTCCGTTTGCTCGCACGACACATTCGGGTATGTACGCGACTTTCAAACCGTAACGCAGATGCGGGAGCTGgtgtgcaccttccaccatcaGCAGCCGACGCTCGGCGAGGGAGTTTTCGCCGAGATCCTAGATACAATCTGGTCCATCGTGCTG CCGGCCAAGCAAACGAAAAGGGAAGCAACCTCACTGCAGGTGCGAGGAGCGTCCGGCGAGTGGCACTACCTGAAGACGGGCGATGCTGCCAGGAAACAGGAATGGCTCGACTGGTTACGGCTGGCCAGGCTGGCTCTTCATCCCACCAACGCCACTGCTTGGTGGGCCGGCGCCGCACACCTCCCGCAGGAGGCACCGCTCGAGCGACCCCTTCTTGTGCGCACGTTCCGGGCCGGCGACGGTTGCGGTGTCTGGAGCGTGAGTGGCACAAGACAAGCACACTGCACAACCACAAACACCCACCTCCCCACCTTTCCCTGGTATCCGCAGGTATCGGGCGGCTGCTGTTACGTGCCGCGCACCAACTCGCCCGCCTACACGAACGAGCTGTACCGCGCGTGGTCCACCGGGAAGCACATCCTGTGGATCGGCAGCAGCCGAGCGGCTGACGGGGACGGAGatggcagcggcagcagccgcATCTCGCTGTACACGCACGACCGCACGACGCACGCGGTGGACGAGCGGGCGTGCTTCACGCTGGCGCACGCGCAGGTGACCTGCCTCGAGCACGTGCCTGCCGGCTCGGTGGGCGACGTGCCGCCCGATACGGTGTGGATCGGCACGCGCCGCAAGCTGCTCATCTACTCGGCCACGCTGCCGCTGGTGGGCGCCCGGTTGGGCCAGCTGCGCGTCAAGGGCACGCCCAACCGGCTGCTGTACAGTGCGCGCCGCCTGCTGCTCGGTACCGGCACCGGGCGGCTCCTGATCTTCTCCATCCGGCCGGACGGCGTGTGGGACCTGCGCACACCGCAACAGCTATGTCTGCACGGTGGCTCGGTCGAGGCGATGGTTCCACATCGATCGCTCGTCTATCTGGCGGCCGGTACGCGGCTGCACGTGTTCGACAGCGTCGCTGGGCTGGTGGTGCAAACGAACCGCTCGCCCGCAACGACTCCGGCCGATCGGCAAGCGATCGTGCTGCTCCGGTGCACCATCCACGGCCTGTGGATTGTGCGGCATCGGTCGAGCGCGATCTCGCTGTACCATGCGCGCTGCTTCAAGCATCTACTGGACGTGGACGTTCGGGAGCTTGCCGGGCCGGTTCTTGCCAACGTCCAGCTGTCGGTCACATCGCTCGCGATTGCGGACGATCGGCTGCTGTGGGTGGGCACGAATGCCGGTGTCGTGCTGTCGATGCAGCTGCCCGCCCATGCCAGCGTGCCCATCAGACCCGACCTGCACGGAGTCGCCTGCCATGGACATCTGCGCGATGTGAGCCTGATCCTGCCGATGCCCTCGCTACGGATGCGGTCAGCCGAAGGGGTTGACACAGTCCTGGATCCCGCACTGATAGACCTTCTGTATGGGGGCACCAGAAACGGCGCTCGCGACTTCGTTGTGCGCATGGTGGGCGTTCAGGTCGACCAGATTGGCTACGTCGACACAGACAGCGAAGGGAGTCGTTGCGATCAAACCCCAGCCtcggaggaagaggaggagtcGTGCGAACGGAAAGAGCACGAAGCGACCTGGGCTCCCAACTCCACGCTGATCGTTACTGGCGGGCAAGGTTACGGACGATGGTACCCCAAAACGACGGATACGTCAGGCCTCGGCGAGTCTACTGACTGGACGAAAGAACCAATCGATGAGCAGGAAAACCTAATTCTGTGGGAGATGCGGCTGACTTAA
- the LOC11175795 gene encoding rho guanine nucleotide exchange factor 10 isoform X2, with the protein MEQRMKRFTSRCLGCFTWQERPDPGSAPNEPVYIPLLAPLPLHTLQRVQLPAGLPDDGRSASDRKRWWTFSQFVTHEQNYLDALHKLQYELYNPLLVDDAIVDRNVSYAIFAVHRQICRLHQFLQPLLERCVHGWDERNRSIGWLVWAIVGQPALLPLYRSFASGYPDAVGRFAQEMTRNFLFSWFVTGRLRGLGERLSFSDYFIAPVQRLPQLVLELRELSEATPASDPDRAVLERCVQRAVYLAEQLNVARERADLIQRVVGGDRRRCQFLHSELLVETGFDGRPSGPRWRLVVLLSDRLVGVDPAQGDLKWAIPLQELQVASRPTDGSVCSHDTFGYVRDFQTVTQMRELVCTFHHQQPTLGEGVFAEILDTIWSIVLPAKQTKREATSLQVRGASGEWHYLKTGDAARKQEWLDWLRLARLALHPTNATAWWAGAAHLPQEAPLERPLLVRTFRAGDGCGVWSVSGGCCYVPRTNSPAYTNELYRAWSTGKHILWIGSSRAADGDGDGSGSSRISLYTHDRTTHAVDERACFTLAHAQVTCLEHVPAGSVGDVPPDTVWIGTRRKLLIYSATLPLVGARLGQLRVKGTPNRLLYSARRLLLGTGTGRLLIFSIRPDGVWDLRTPQQLCLHGGSVEAMVPHRSLVYLAAGTRLHVFDSVAGLVVQTNRSPATTPADRQAIVLLRCTIHGLWIVRHRSSAISLYHARCFKHLLDVDVRELAGPVLANVQLSVTSLAIADDRLLWVGTNAGVVLSMQLPAHASVPIRPDLHGVACHGHLRDVSLILPMPSLRMRSAEGVDTVLDPALIDLLYGGTRNGARDFVVRMVGVQVDQIGYVDTDSEGSRCDQTPASEEEEESCERKEHEATWAPNSTLIVTGGQGYGRWYPKTTDTSGLGESTDWTKEPIDEQENLILWEMRLT; encoded by the exons ATGGAGCAGAggatgaaacgctttaccagTCGTTGCCTGGGTTGCTTCACCTGGCAGGAGCGGCCGGATCCCGGCTCGGCCCCGAACGAGCCCGTTTATATTCCGCTGCTCGCCCCGCTACCGCTACACACCCTGCAGCGCGTCCAGCTGCCGGCCGGACTCCCGGACGACGGCCGGTCCGCCAGCGATCGGAAACGCTGGTGGACGTTCAGCCAGTTTGTTACGCACGAGCAAAACTATCTGGACGCGCTGCACAAACTGCAATAC GAACTGTACAACCCGCTGCTGGTGGACGATGCCATCGTCGATCGGAACGTTTCGTACGCCATCTTCGCCGTCCATCGGCAGATCTGCCGGCTGCACCAGTTTCTGCAGCCGCTGCTGGAGCGATGCGTGCACGGGTGGGACGAGCGGAATCGCTCGATTGGCTGGCTGGTGTGGGCAATCGTTGGCCAGCCGGCCCTGCTGCCCCTTTATCGATCCTTCGCCAGCGGCTACCCGGACGCGGTCGGACGCTTCGCGCAAGAAATGACGCGCAACTTTCTTTTCTCCTGGTTTGTCACCGGCCGGCTGCGCGGGCTGGGCGAGCGGCTCAGCTTCAGCGACTACTTCATCGCGCCGGTGCAGCGTCTGCCCCAGCTCGTGCTGGAACTGCGCGAGCTGAGCGAGGCCACGCCCGCGTCCGACCCGGACCGGGCGGTTCTGGAGCGGTGCGTCCAGCGGGCGGTCTACCTTGCCGAGCAGCTGAACGTGGCGCGCGAACGGGCCGACCTGATCCAGCGGGTGGTCGGTGGCGATAGGCGCAGGTGCCAGTTCCTGCACAGCGAGCTGCTGGTGGAGACTGGCTTCGATGGCCGGCCTTCCGGCCCCCGGTGGCGGCTGGTCGTGCTGCTCAGCGACCGGTTGGTGGGTGTCGATCCGGCACAAGGCGATTTGAAGTGGGCAATACCGCTGCAGGAGCTGCAGGTGGCCAGTCGACCGACGGACGGGTCCGTTTGCTCGCACGACACATTCGGGTATGTACGCGACTTTCAAACCGTAACGCAGATGCGGGAGCTGgtgtgcaccttccaccatcaGCAGCCGACGCTCGGCGAGGGAGTTTTCGCCGAGATCCTAGATACAATCTGGTCCATCGTGCTG CCGGCCAAGCAAACGAAAAGGGAAGCAACCTCACTGCAGGTGCGAGGAGCGTCCGGCGAGTGGCACTACCTGAAGACGGGCGATGCTGCCAGGAAACAGGAATGGCTCGACTGGTTACGGCTGGCCAGGCTGGCTCTTCATCCCACCAACGCCACTGCTTGGTGGGCCGGCGCCGCACACCTCCCGCAGGAGGCACCGCTCGAGCGACCCCTTCTTGTGCGCACGTTCCGGGCCGGCGACGGTTGCGGTGTCTGGAGC GTATCGGGCGGCTGCTGTTACGTGCCGCGCACCAACTCGCCCGCCTACACGAACGAGCTGTACCGCGCGTGGTCCACCGGGAAGCACATCCTGTGGATCGGCAGCAGCCGAGCGGCTGACGGGGACGGAGatggcagcggcagcagccgcATCTCGCTGTACACGCACGACCGCACGACGCACGCGGTGGACGAGCGGGCGTGCTTCACGCTGGCGCACGCGCAGGTGACCTGCCTCGAGCACGTGCCTGCCGGCTCGGTGGGCGACGTGCCGCCCGATACGGTGTGGATCGGCACGCGCCGCAAGCTGCTCATCTACTCGGCCACGCTGCCGCTGGTGGGCGCCCGGTTGGGCCAGCTGCGCGTCAAGGGCACGCCCAACCGGCTGCTGTACAGTGCGCGCCGCCTGCTGCTCGGTACCGGCACCGGGCGGCTCCTGATCTTCTCCATCCGGCCGGACGGCGTGTGGGACCTGCGCACACCGCAACAGCTATGTCTGCACGGTGGCTCGGTCGAGGCGATGGTTCCACATCGATCGCTCGTCTATCTGGCGGCCGGTACGCGGCTGCACGTGTTCGACAGCGTCGCTGGGCTGGTGGTGCAAACGAACCGCTCGCCCGCAACGACTCCGGCCGATCGGCAAGCGATCGTGCTGCTCCGGTGCACCATCCACGGCCTGTGGATTGTGCGGCATCGGTCGAGCGCGATCTCGCTGTACCATGCGCGCTGCTTCAAGCATCTACTGGACGTGGACGTTCGGGAGCTTGCCGGGCCGGTTCTTGCCAACGTCCAGCTGTCGGTCACATCGCTCGCGATTGCGGACGATCGGCTGCTGTGGGTGGGCACGAATGCCGGTGTCGTGCTGTCGATGCAGCTGCCCGCCCATGCCAGCGTGCCCATCAGACCCGACCTGCACGGAGTCGCCTGCCATGGACATCTGCGCGATGTGAGCCTGATCCTGCCGATGCCCTCGCTACGGATGCGGTCAGCCGAAGGGGTTGACACAGTCCTGGATCCCGCACTGATAGACCTTCTGTATGGGGGCACCAGAAACGGCGCTCGCGACTTCGTTGTGCGCATGGTGGGCGTTCAGGTCGACCAGATTGGCTACGTCGACACAGACAGCGAAGGGAGTCGTTGCGATCAAACCCCAGCCtcggaggaagaggaggagtcGTGCGAACGGAAAGAGCACGAAGCGACCTGGGCTCCCAACTCCACGCTGATCGTTACTGGCGGGCAAGGTTACGGACGATGGTACCCCAAAACGACGGATACGTCAGGCCTCGGCGAGTCTACTGACTGGACGAAAGAACCAATCGATGAGCAGGAAAACCTAATTCTGTGGGAGATGCGGCTGACTTAA
- the LOC1271746 gene encoding sodium- and chloride-dependent GABA transporter 1, with amino-acid sequence MLLTVSVCLCVCVCVCVCGRVTERMCGVFIFNIVQWTPIKYLGYSYPLWAHAFGWFTALSSMLCIPGYMIWLWRNTPGDRANKIRLIVRIEDSVSQLRERMQADAEKGMEL; translated from the exons ATGCTCTTaacagtgtctgtgtgtctctgtgtgtgtgtgtgtgtgtgtgtgtgtgggcgtgTGACTGAGAGGATGTGT GGCGTATTCATCTTCAACATCGTGCAGTGGACACCGATCAAGTACCTCGGCTACTCGTACCCGCTGTGGGCCCACGCGTTCGGCTGGTTCACCGCCCTGTCGTCCATGCTGTGCATCCCGGGCTACATGATCTGGCTGTGGAGAAACACCCCCGGCGATCGCGCTAAC AAAATTCGACTGATCGTTCGAATCGAGGACAGCGTGAGCCAGCTGCGGGAGAGAATGCAGGCCGACGCCGAGAAGGGCATGGAGCTGTAA